One part of the Hydra vulgaris chromosome 01, alternate assembly HydraT2T_AEP genome encodes these proteins:
- the LOC136074442 gene encoding uncharacterized protein LOC136074442 — MTIHAFAGIKTGVKGLDYYMQHMHPDVKKRWLETDVLIIDKISMINAQTFDMLLWIACRVKQCNDELFGGIQVIACRDFLQLSPVKECFRQKKDAKFFEALNEIRFVKVSDQTIDYFITRHFNKDENNKIKYTRLFFLNIEVDVYNAIKMTDIRNEECWFHAKDVIKNPNNQFTFQIPAAIHHCSHAIVASRVWLPLRLAFSFTVHKAQGSTMNKAVINFDSNAFNNTLYYVSLSQYKTEESKFSNNSVYRKQFYYIEDGCKDEDIVEELELNAKIQSSDEIVFHVEQKTL; from the exons atgaCTATACATGCTTTTGCAGGAATAAAAACTGGAGTGAAAGGTTTAGATTATTATATGCAACATATGCATCCTGATGTTAAAAAACGTTGGTTGGAAACTGATGttttaattattgacaaaatttcAATGATTAACGCTCAAACATTTGATATGTTACTTTGGATAGCTTGTAGAGTTAAACAATGCAACGATGAACTTTTTGGAGGAATACAAGTTATTGCTTGTAGAGATTTTCTTCAATTGTCTCCAGTCAAAg AAtgttttagacaaaaaaaagatgcaaaattttttgaagctttAAACGAAATACGTTTTGTTAAAGTATCAGATCAAACTATTGATTATTTCATAACTCgtcattttaataaagatgaaaataataaaattaaatacacaagattattttttttaaatatagaagtTGATGTTTATAATGCCATAAAAATGACTGATATAAGAAACGAAGAATGCTGGTTTCATGctaaagatgttattaaaaatccAAACAATCAATTTACATTTCAAATTCCTGCAGCTATTCATC ATTGTTCTCACGCCATTGTAGCTTCAAGAGTATGGTTACCTTTACGATTAGCTTTTTCTTTTACAGTTCATAAAGCTCAAGGAAGTACAATGAACAAAgcagttattaattttgattctaatgcttttaataataCTCTTTATTATGTATCTTTATCACAA TACAAAACTGAGGAAAGTAAATTTAGTAACAACAGTGTgtatagaaaacaattttattacatCGAAGATGGTTGTAAAGATGAAGATATAGTTGAAGAATTGGAACTTAATGCAAAAATTCAAAGTTCTGATGAAATTGTTTTTCATGTGgaacaaaaaacattataa